The Medicago truncatula cultivar Jemalong A17 chromosome 7, MtrunA17r5.0-ANR, whole genome shotgun sequence genome includes the window CACAGGAATGTTTTAGCATAAAGTTGCTCTCATATATCTAGCAGTGGTAAAACCATTAATTTTTGGTACAAATATGTTTTCTAAAGAGATTTTTTGGAACAAACATTTACACCAAGTATTCCTACCTTCTTCTACCCAATTAGTATTACCAGTGCCCTACATTTGTATTTTTCCGTAGCATTTCATTTAATTCAATAACTGCAGCTGGAAATTAGATACCAACGAACAACTTTGTGTATCGGCACAACATCTTTTTGGCAATAAGATTTAAGACAGTCTGCTATCCAATATCCACTATATATTGAAATCCACTTTCTAGATTATACGGTTACCTCATCTTCACTAGAATCCTCATCAGATGAATCTGAACTGTCGTCAGTACTAGCGTCCTTCTgattctttttctgttttgatgcATTTACAACGGGTTTGGCACCATTCACCTCCAACACAGGTTTCCCTACATAAATGTTTAGAACAATATGACACAGGAGAAACTTATTTATGACAATAGAAATGCATAAGATGGATAATGAAATAACTTTACCATTATCAGCATTAAGTGGAATATCTTCCTCTTCAGAATCAGTATCTAAAACAAAGATGATAGAATAAATTGAGaagcaaataataataataacaataataataataacaaaattaagaaGAGTATCTCACCAtcagaatcttcatcttcactagtaaaagataaaagaatGTAGTTAAGGATGTGCAAAAATGTTAGAAGATATTAGAATGCATTGTTGTCAGTTAAGAGAAAATTAGAACTCATGACAATATAAAATAGTATTAAAAGGATATGAATCATGTTCCGGTTCGCATTCAATTCTAAATCCAGAAAAGAAGACGCTCCCATATTTCCAGTTATGGGATAGCTCAAATTTCTTcccaaaaaccaaatcaaaagaTGTCTGAGGAAATTTTTCTGAAGAAAGTGTTCCAAGTTGAAGCTTCTGACCATCAAACTTCACATACAGGGATACCGGGTCACTCCCTTTATCCTTGCTGACCTCCCCCAAACATGCCTGTCATATAAAGATTTGAGAccatttatacaaaaatattaacgATTCAATGGAAATAGAATGACTAGATGTTTATTTGACATGATATAAGCATATACCGATGAAATGTGGATAAGCTCGCTATTTTCTGGAACAACCTTGAGTGATTCACCAAGTTTTACCTCAACACCTAAAAGGATAGTGATTTGTGAATATACACAtccaatattaatttattttttttgacaaaacatccAATATTAATTTAGCAACAAGATAAAAGAATCCAAAGAAGGAAACACAATATTACTTTTGCCGCTGAAATAATTTGATATTGCAAAAGACCCATCTTAAAAACCATGTTATTATGTAACAAAATAACAACCCAGTGATATAAAACTCCTTTCATGTGAGGTACAATGTAATAGAAACTAAAGAGGTTGAAAAAGACAGAAGCGGAGAAAACAAAGAGCAATTAACAGAATTTCCTTTTTTGTAAATTGACCAAATGAAAAACTGAATAACAAATGGTAGGGGTTTTGATATTTAGAGTAAGTGAACTAACTGACTGTGAGACCAATTGACTACTTCTAAACCGATTTCTATAACAGAACTAGCATTCTGATTTCTAAAATTACTCATTAACTGACTCAGCATgtagtataaaaaaattctgTTACAAAATCAGAGACATAAGGATCTAAGAGAGGCAGCCTTTACAAGCCGATTCCGCGATTCAACCAGTGACCTTTTATAGGTCTGAGACAATGATCCCCGAAAGTGTAATAAAACTCCCATTTAGTCCCTTTGAGATGATTCTAGGAACTAAATTGATTAACTAAAAATAACTAATACGATCAACTATTCTCAGTTTTAtggattattttgatttttagtttcCCAGATTCTAACGACTAACTGCAAaacagtgttgttaaatagcaaCTACAGCGGCACTATCATAGCGGAATTTGGACTAAACCGCTATTACTCTGCGATTCACTACTTGgtagtacaaaatattgtcaaatagcggctaaATACTGGCTCTGTAAGTAACAACACTACagaatctaatttttttcatatttttgatattcgaataaatacaaattttaaatttacttGTTATTATCAATTTATACTAAATGTTTAGTAAAGAAATGTACTAAATAAATAGTGCACTTTAAGCGATTCTTTCAATCTCGACGATTGACTAAAGAGTTGGTTATTATGATTTCGAGTAAGCCGCTATGGTGAAATTGGTAGACAGCCTAGTGGAATTTTAACAATCCACTAACTGCAATTACACAACATTGATTTAAATAGGTTTATACTAAAACATGCTTAAACAAAATTAGGTAATGTGATGAAGTAATTATAGAAACTtcataaattgaaaaatttacCAGTGACCTAAAACGCAAAAAGTTTTGTGGACTTTTCACGAGGATGACGATAATTAGGGTTTAGTAATACATGACTAAAACAGCAATAATTACCATCACATTTCCACCATTTTTATCCAAAAACTGCAAAACCTAACgttatttatgatatttatacaTGAAAAAAATACGATCGTTTAATATGCGAAGTGAAAAATCAAGTTTAGCGATTCtatagaaattgaaaaaatgttttcgtcgacgattttttttttttttctttcaaaaaggaAAGCACTATACGAATATATTTTgtagtaaaataagaaaaaatgtaaGTGATAGAAAGGAGGAAGAAACGGCGTTACCCCAAAACTCCATGACTGCAGAGAGAGAGCAAGCAGCGAAAGCTTGATCAGAGAGAAATGCGAAAGAATTTTCTGTAATAACTGAACTGCGCTGCGTATTTATTTGAACGAAATTGGAATGGATCTTTTTGGATTTCTGCACATTACCCAATGGTTTCGCTCATTTCCAAAATAAAAGTCCAAAATACCCATAAGTATGTTAACATGCGCTCATGTAATCTGTACTTATGGTAAGTCACGCCACGTGACTTAACATACACTAGTGTATTTTGTACATAAGTCATGCTATAACAAAAAGTCATtcatctcttcttcttcttcatctttgcCGTTGTCTTCtacaccctttttttttaaaaaaaagaatgactTTTTCGGTTTTTGGTGGACTTGAATTGGACTTTATGCACATATATATTGAACTTTAATCCACGTTTTTCCCTTCCTTGAATTTAAGAACATCACGATTTTTTTTCCGCAAGAAAGTGGCTTTATAGCAAAGTCATTGATTCAGAATAAATAACTATGGAGGTTTCACGATTCATACATAATTTCTTGACGAGATCACCATGACTTTTGTTGCTTATTGCATCTCGATTAGGTTTTCCTCAAAACTCTTGTGCTGCTTTTGTTTCAACGTGACTGTGAGATTTTGTTTTTGAGCGTGACCTAAGTCACACTGGGCATAATACAtgtgtgagttaagtcacgcagagatattttggtcatttactttgggaatgaTCAAAATCGTTTGGGTAAAGAGCAAAATTCATCTTTTTGGGCATAGTTGAATGGGCTTTTTGCCGATACAATCGGTAGAAAGattgcttttttgacaatgAAACCTTCCTATTGACACACGTAAAATACGTAAATGCCCCcaacggcagttaacaaccgctcAATGATACGCCGACAGTTAACACCCGCTGGCACTCAGCGGTACTTAACTGTCGTTCTAATGTTTATGATATGAACGCATAAACCTCCATTTTCTGGTTACAGTGTTACATGcaaaacattttcattttcaatccaaAATCACCCAAACCTCATTTGCTCGAAAATCGTCCTAATTTCTTCAAGTAAATCACAAGTCATCTTAATCCTATTTAGATGCAATGTAGTTTGTTTAGGGTGctagttttcataatttttattcaaaatgttagttttagatagttttaggtTAGgttagaaaattgaaaattaagcaTGATTTAGATGTTTTAAAGTATTGTTTATGCTGGAATTGTTGTTTAGAGACAATGTAGGTACAATGTAGCCCTtcagatgttcaaataacactaattATGCTCCTAATTTAGAATGCACATaagttgtttgataaaatgcatAAGTGAGTAAATCTTGctttttttgtgtaattttttttttcaaatatcttcaattttataaagtatatatgttataattattataagcttggatttttaaattttttggcaagtttgaagAATGACATAATGTGGTATGTTATATAAATGCCTAAGTTGTTGAATGATTGTAAGTGTGGTTTGAGATGTTACATGCTACTTTCTTGGATTTTTATGCTATGGTCAATGCCTTAAAAGTATATAGTTTCTAGGAAATGCCTAAATACATTGTCCAcgtatttatgttatttttagtttgttttgtaCAGATATGATTGGGGAGGAGGATGTGCGTGAGCGGCGTATTAGAGAGGGTAGGGTGTGCAAAGGTAAAATTATTATGACAAATAGCGCTCGAAAGGAGATTGAGGTTGAAAACTTGTCTGTTCCAAAGACCTAGAGACGTAGGGACTTGAGGATAGGTGGAGGAGATGGGTCGGGTTTACATCCACAGATGGATTACTCCTCCCAGGTGGTTGATCCGACACCGGCGCATGATGAGGCTGTGTATGAGGAGGGTTTTGTTGGATATAATCGGATGGAGGAGGATATAATGTTTTATCAGTCGCAGGACGAGGCAGAGGATGAGGAGGTGCCAGAGGATGTTGTGGCGGATTATATGCAGGCAGAGAATGTTATTCCTGAGGGTGAGCCTAAGCCTCAGACTCAGCGACGACGTCGTCGTGTTCCACCGATACTGCCATATCCTGTTGGAGAGCCTCCCTATCCTGGAGGACCTGAGACCACGTCACTGTTGTCCGACTACGCGAGGCACGTGGCGAATCCTCTTTGGGTGAACCATCATAATGTAAgtgttaaatttatttaaaattctttaaatgctttaaagtgattatttaaaataatgtagcgtaaatgttataattatttaaaataatgtagcgtaaatgttttaattatttaaaagaatgtagcgtaagtgttttaattataatattatgtagagtaagtgttttaattatttaaaagattgCAGCgttagtgttttaattatataatattatgtaccgtaagtgttttaattatttaatattatgtagcgtaagtgttttaattatataaaatagtgACAATgtcttaattaatttgaatttcagATGTGGCATGATCAGACGGGTTACAAGTGTATAAATGCAGGGAAAAAGATGAAAGAGTTTGGTAAGCCGGAGGCAATGGGTCAGGAGCGTGCGATTGATTTGATGACCAGGTTGTTGGGCATGTCAGATGCTGATGCTATGGCCGAGATTAGGATTGAGTCTGCTGGTCATATCAGTTATCCCACAATGAAGCGGGTTAACGAAGGCCACCTGACAAAGGCTAGACGGCTTGAGGACCCACAAACGAGGGACGAGCTGCAGGAGAGATCCAGGAGGAGATAGTGATGTGTGAGGAGTTTTCTTCTATATCTCgtctgttataccctgtttttggacctaaaaatactgggcccaatttcatttcaaactttgtcaattatcaaatttcaaatgcacagttcaaattgtctctgctacgcagtgatttccaatcacaattttacttatgttttccttgcataaaacttttcaaaatgtctttacttgtcttgtaagtcattcaaaagtgtctctggatcgttacattgctttttctacagtttatttcaaaatttgcaaaaagtcatacagaagggtattttggtcatctcctgcagtggaacccattttcatccttgtgactgtctccgagtcttttcagtttgtttttaaacatttcatcagtaagccttatcaaattcatttcaaacttgcatccgAGTCagcgtcaagtcaatttgagtctgtttaggtcaattttagccctaggggcattttggtcatttcacacaaaattttggcatagagaggttactttgaagtacctcatttaggccattggttcgttttagtccgttttgtcaattttatttgtgtttcgctttacgtttggtcaaattaccaattttatttttatttttattgtttatattattttttgcatttttggtcctcgaagaggtccaaaattgcatttcagtccagtttcttttccaattttcatttcagtcctttttgtcaattgcagtttagtcctcaagttcttatttttgcagaaaggtccaaagttcattttttaagtCCAAAGCCGTGCCTCTTTCATACAAGTTCAGATGCCACATGTCAGTTtcctattggttccaatgcacacatgtcagctataaaagcattaagtc containing:
- the LOC112416804 gene encoding histone deacetylase HDT1, with the protein product MEFWGVEVKLGESLKVVPENSELIHISSACLGEVSKDKGSDPVSLYVKFDGQKLQLGTLSSEKFPQTSFDLVFGKKFELSHNWKYGSVFFSGFRIECEPEHDSSEDEDSDDTDSEEEDIPLNADNGKPVLEVNGAKPVVNASKQKKNQKDASTDDSSDSSDEDSSEDELMANGQIKSSSEDESDEDSDEETPKKTEGSNKRVAESSKETPVPVKKAKFVTPEKTGGRSSVHVDTPYPKQAGKSAANNKQPEKQETPKSSGDYSCKPCNRSFKTEDALGSHNKAKHSAK